A window of the Besnoitia besnoiti strain Bb-Ger1 chromosome VI, whole genome shotgun sequence genome harbors these coding sequences:
- a CDS encoding MCM2/3/5 family protein (encoded by transcript BESB_068120), whose amino-acid sequence MASYVTDDFDRPGGDGAVGADATEGGEEDMTGTMSGQHGMMGETLEFHASSIRRRNQGLAGKQRGLRSRVISTMSEGGLETAEGAIVNYEEEVKLQRQLGEESNLERGRRMKDLSNAFKRDLETIPAVRQQLDALQNRAAAIVSGLESSSVARPQAGGDEDPALTGSAESCNQRLQLSISLLVQMGDVASFYDHPLIRNPCLALPALETAVQEVWRERGALGPAPRVGILGWLGHDHVTPRGLNSVKVNRLVCVEGVVNRCTAVQPKLCRAVYVSEIQGGQAFPGQEEALDGGDGQERQVYVRAFYDVSNLDKDIRDTQPPPERDPTGVRVNRQELGYSYFKNVQRFLVQEAPETAPTGQLPRYVEVLVEEDLCDKVKCGDRVRVWGVYRPGMGTINGTSSGLVKPFLIANNLQILTVAARATLMRNLPSDLENLRMFSRRPDLLSVLTRSFAPSICGHELVKRGLLLQLAGGVERVSSAHRIRGDIHVLLVGDPSAGKSQLLRFVLNLIPGSVSATGRGSSGVGLTAAIVTDAETGERRVEGGAMVMADRSLVCIDEFDKMLAGDRVAIHEVMEQQTVTVAKAGIHTTLNARCSVLAAANPLYGCWADDMDYKQQLTFEDSLMSRFDLIFIVRDSATTAEDERLATAVLRNVTEKAKPVCSGGLERRAAGNFQVQPHRDMAQESAERAEDEEEGATKVFCQRNEMAYLDKAGREHEVLTTDFLKKYIQYVRRCRYELEDEEDAAPALPAGFDETKGDAKGPQLSDDAAQAIIKFYSDIRDRCFGRGVGTGAKESEKAGFNGGAMLRPVTARSLEAVVRLATAHAKLKMQRWVTPDDVRVAKGMMLYTLFGEEPEDEEEDSDLDSDEDESEDDEEFVAPRGLRRASKRADAGGEDATQKRASRTRSKRKDSIHQWIISSLQASEDGSGVEVSQLFALVAEKAKAAGMTGFSEEELRQELVELDSRDSAPLLFHGSRVYEC is encoded by the exons ATGGCGTCGTATGTGACAGACGACTTTGACCGCCCGGGCGGGGacggcgcggtcggcgcggacgcgacagaaggaggagaggaggacaTGACTGGAACCATGTCTGGTCAACACGGGATGATGGGGGAGACGCTCGAGTTTCACGCGAGCAGCATCCGGCGGCGCAACCAGGGCTTGGCGGGCAAGCAGCGaggtctccgctcgcgggTCATCTCGACCATGTCTGAGGGCGGACTGGAGACTGCCGAGGGTGCCATCGTCAACTACGAGGAAGAAGTCAAGCTTCAGCGACAGCTCGGCGAAGAGAGCAACCTGgagcgcggccggcgcaTGAAGGACCTCAGCAACGCCTTCAAACGCGACCTTGAAACCATACCC GCTGTGCGGCAGCAACTTGACGCGCTTCAGAATCGCGCAGCGGCCATCGTATCGGGTCTCGAGTCTTCTTCAgtggcgcgcccgcaggcgggcggcgacgaagacccTGCGCTCACCGGATCTGCGGAGAGCTGCAaccagcggctgcagctctcGATTTCGCTTCTGGTTCAGATGGGCGACGTGGCCTCTTTCTACGATCACCCGCTCATCCGGAATCCTTGCCTGGCTCTCCCTGCCCTTGAGACCGCCGTCCAAGAAGTCtggagagagcgcggcgccctg GGACCGGCGCCCCGCGTAGGGATTCTCGGCTGGCTGGGGCACGACCACGTGACACCGCGGGGGCTGAACAGCGTGAAAGTCAACCGCCTGGTCTGCGTTGAGGGCGTGGTGAATCGCTGCACAGCCGTCCAGCCGAAGCTCTGCCGGGCGGTCTACGTCAGCGAAATCCAGGGCGGACAGGCGTTTCCTGgtcaggaggaggcgctcgacggcggcgacggccagGAGCGGCAGGTCTACGTCCGCGCGTTCTACGACGTCTCCAACCTCGACAAAGACATTCGAGACACGCAGCCGCCCCCTGAGAGAG ATCCGACTGGCGTGCGCGTGAACCGCCAAGAGTTGGGCTACTCCTACTTCAAGAACGTCCAGCGCTTCCTCGTGCAAGAAGCGCCGGAGACTGCGCCGACGGGCCAGCTGCCGCGCTACGTCGAGGTGCTCGTGGAGGAGGATCTCTGCGACAAGGTCAAATGCGGCGACCGCGTTCGCGTCTGGGGCGTCTACCGCCCGGGCATGGGCACGATCAACGGCACCAGCAGTGGCCTTGTCAAGCCCTTCCTCATCGCCAACAACCTCCAG ATTCTGACGgtggcggctcgcgcgacgcTGATGCGGAACTTGCCTTCGGATTTGGAGAATCTGAGAATGTTTTCGCGTCGGCCGGATCTGCTCTCGGTGCTGACGCGGTCGTTTGCGCCGTCGATTTGCGGGCACGAGCTCGTCAAGCgcgggctgctgctgcagttgGCTGGAGGCGTCGAGCGAGTCTCGAGCGCCCATCGCATTCGCGGCGACATCCACGTGCTCCTGGTCGGCGACCCGAGTGCGGGCAagtcgcagctgctgcgcttcgTCTTAAACCTCATCCCCGGCAGTGTCAGCGCCACCGGCCGGGGCTCCTCCGGCGTCGGTCTGACGGCCGCGATTGtcacagacgcagagactggcgagcggcgcgtcgagggTGGCGCCATGGTCATGGCGGATCGCAGCCTCGTCTGCATCGATGAATTCGACAAAATGCTCGCGGGCGACCGCGTCGCCATCCACGAAGTCATGGAACAGCAAACTGTCACCGTGGCGAAGGCCGGCATCCACACGACGCTCAACGCCCGCTGCTcggtcctcgccgccgcgaacccGCTCTACGGATGCTGGGCAGACGACATGGACTATAAACAACAACTCACCTTCGAAGACTCCCTCATGAGTCGATTCGACCTCATCTTCATCGTCAG AGACAGCGCAACTACAGCGGAGGACGAGCGGCTGGCGACGGCAGTTCTGCGCAACGTCActgagaaggcgaagcccgtctgcagcggcggcttggagagacgcgcggcggggaaCTTCCAGGTGCAGCCCCACAGAGACATGGCGCAGGAGTCCGCGgagcgcgccgaggacgaggaagaaggcgcgaccAAAGTCTTCTGCCAGCGAAACGAAATGGCGTATCTGGACAAAGCCGG TCGCGAGCACGAGGTGCTGACCACGGACTTCTTGAAGAAGTACATCCAGTACGTGCGACGCTGTCGCTACGAGctcgaagacgaggaggacgcggcgccggcgctgccggcgggaTTCGACGAGACGAAGGGCGATGCGAAGGGCCCGCAGTTGTCGGAtgacgcggcgcaggccatCATCAAGTTCTACTCCGACATCCGCGACCGCTGCttcgggcgcggcgtcggcacTGGCGCCAAGGAGAGCGAAAAGGCGGGCTTCAACGGAGGCGCCATGCTGCGCCCAGTCACCGCACGATCGCTCGAGGCCGTCGTCCGACTCGCCACCGCCCACGCGAAACTGAAGATGCAAAGATGGGTGACGCCG GACGACGTGAGAGTCGCCAAGGGGATGATGCTATACACGTTGTTTGGCGAGGAacccgaagacgaggaagaagacagcgacctcgacagcgacgaggacgaaagtgaagacgacgaggagttcgtggcgccgcgcggcctccggcgggcgagcaagcgcgcggacgcgggcggcgaagacgcgacaCAGAAACGGGCAAGCCGGACGCGCAGCAAGAG GAAGGACTCCATTCACCAGTGGATCATTTCCTCCTTGCAAGCCAGCgaggacggcagcggcgtggAAGTTAGCCAGCTCTTCGCCTTG gtggcggagaaggcgaaggcagctGGAATGACTGGATTCTCAGAGGAGGAACTGCGTCAAGAACTCGTCGAGCTTGACAGCAGGGATTCTGCCCCTCTCTT
- a CDS encoding hypothetical protein (encoded by transcript BESB_068110) produces MPGTAGSFSEALGHSGLSAEIRSTVFHNKAQAEALLAQFRTVLARYVTGIREVEAVTQEAAELQDPALQKNVAAYMERINEMQYEATEVRAEVEQIVKTMEAEQLQLEAEATVFEGVASTIGITVAANGSTEENEEDSAGAAEVNKLTKELSGLATEVDKLMLGAVSAAHDVARVKGGVSAFSASRQLAAGLPSLLEIEESLNQVQHALAAAFARAQTQVSVVAARTRRSREDAALRESYMYTQAGLPDGPGTATDNEEEVLGQFGPRKATNQSPLRSGSSTTGKSAPGHSLSSSWPSASLLGDE; encoded by the exons ATGCCGGGAACCGCTGGGAGTTTCTCTGAGGCCCTGGGCCATA GCGGTCTTAGCGCCGAAATTCGCAGCACGGTCTTCCATAATAAAGCTCAAGCGGAGGCACTGCTTGCCCAGTTCCGGACAGTCCTTGCCCGGTACGTCACGGGCATCAGAGAGGTGGAGGCGGTGACGCAGGAAGCAGCGGAGCTTCAAGATCCAGCACTCCAGAAGAACGTCGCCGCATACATGGAGCGAATCAACGAAATGCAATATGAAGCCACCGAA GTTCGTGCTGAAGTGGAGCAAATTGTGAAGACGATGGAGGCAGAACAGCTGCAACTTGAGGCGGAAGCAACCGTTTTTGAGGGAGTTGCA TCAACCATCGGAATCACTGTTGCCGCGAACGGCTCAACCgaggagaacgaagaagattctgcaggcgccgccgaggtgAACAAGCTGACAAAGGAACTTTCAGGGCTCGCGACTGAGGTGGACAAGCTTATGCTGGGTGCAGTAAGCGCCGCACATGATGTGGCTAGAGTGAAGGGCGGAGTATCTGCCTTTTCCGCTTCGCGTCAGCTGGCTGCAGGTCTCCCGAGCTTGCTAGAGATTGAAGAGTCTCTTAACCAGGTGCAGCacgcgctggctgccgcgtTTGCCCGTGCGCAGACCCAGGTTTCTGTGGTAGCTGCCAGGACTCGCCGAAGTCGTGAGGATGCTGCGCTCCGTGAGAGCTACATGTATACTCAGGCGGGACTGCCAGATGGACCGGGTACAGCTACGGACAACGAGGAGGAAGTGCTTGGACAGTTTGGCCCCAGGAAAGCGACGAACcagtcgcctctgcgctctgGCAGCAGTACGACAGGGAAAAGTGCCCCTGGTCACTCCTTGAGTAGTTCGTGGCCGTCAGCCTCGTTGCTCGGGGACGAATAG